In Laspinema palackyanum D2c, the genomic window CTATATTCCATGAGGTTTGTGGGGTGATATTTACCGAAAAATATGGATTAACTTAGCAAAAGGGCAACAGCAGCGACGCCCCCACCTCCTACCCACTCCCTCATCAATGGCTCCCTGCTGGCCACAGCTAGAGCTATTGAGCCAATAGTGCTGTTTTTTCCAGGGAAATTTCCGAAACCTTCTTTGATGTTCCCAGGATCATTGCCGACTCCCCTGGGTTGCGGCTAGGCTGGAAGGAGGCTGGCTTCCTCGGTTGCCTCCCTGACGCGGTTTTCCCAACTTAAAGGTTAAATCATTAAAAAAAGTTATGAGCTTAAAGGAACGAATTGACCAAGACATCAAGACAGCGATGAAATCCAAGGATAAAATTCGTCTGGAAACGGTCCGCAGTATCAAAAAATTGATTCTGGAAAAGGAAGTAAGCCTCAGACCTTCGGGCCAGGATACTTTAACGGAAGAACAAGAACTAGAGATCCTCTCCAGACTCGCCAAGCAGCGCAAAGAGTCCATTGAACAATATCAGCAAGGCGGTCGCGAGGAACTCGCCGCCCAAGAGGCCCAAGAATTGGCAATTCTGGAAGAATACCTGCCCAAACCCCTGTCTGATGAAGAAGTGAGTACAGTGATTGCTCAAATTGTGGCAGAAGTGGGTGCTACCTCTCTCAAAGATATGAGCAAAGTGATGGGTCCGGTGATGGAGCAACTCAAAGGCAAGGCTGAAGGCAAAAAAGTTCAAGAAATGGTAAAAGCTAAGCTTTCCGGCCAATCCTAAAATATCGTTACGCCCTCAATCGGTTGGGCAAGAAACCCGGTTTCACTGCCCAAATTTCTGATTTTTGTTGTAGAGACGCGGTAAAGGACCGGAGTGATCTGGGCTTTACTGTAGGCCAGTTCTAAGATTCGGCTTGATATCAACCTAAGCCAGAAAATTCCGGATTAGGTCCTGTGTTGTATTGATGCGCGTTGTAAATTTCAGGCTAATTTGACCGCTATCCAGTTTAAAACGGGAGTTTGTGATGAACCCAACTGACAAAATCCACCCAATTGCCCGCGCCGCTAGTCGGATTGTCCGTTATGCAGGAGTCGGAGTCACCCTGGCGATCGCCAGTTGTTTAGGAGCCTCCCCCAACTTCGGCCAAAACCCTAATCCCCCTCAAGCTCAATCTCAGCAGTGGCGTCGAATGACCGATTCAGAAGTTTCGCAACAGTGGGAAAATATCCTGAACTCTCCCTTGGGAGTTGCCGCCCTCAATCAGCTTGCTCTAGAAGGCTTTATCAGTTTTCAGTGTCCCAAATCCTTCTATATCAACGAAGAGTTTGGGGGTTTTCAAACCTTACTGAGGGTCCAATGTCCCACCCCCCGAGGTCTTTCTACGGCTGTGGCTTATGACGAAATGCGCGTCATCTTCAATCGCTTTGAAACGAATATCGAGAATTTTGAGGTTCAGCGCGTTTCTGAGGAGCGTCCTCCTGAAATAACTTTGCCAGAATAGAGAGCAGGAGGAAACTCAGTCCGGGTCCGGGGGCAGATTGGGGACTCAGGAGGGGACGGGCTGAAATGTCCAGTACAGCCAACCGGAACAGGCTCAGAAAAAGACTCACAGGGCTTAACCCGGTTAGCTTAATCAACCCAGGCTCTATGAATCAGGGGCGATCGCCACCCCTCCCGGACCTTTTGAAGGCCGATCTGTGCGATCGCCTCTTTTCGGTTAAACCCTATCGAAGAACCCTCAATCCCTCTGATTTAAACGAAAACTTAACTTCTATGCAAACCGCAATTTTTAGTGGAACCATCTTACAAAACCGATATCATATACTCAGTCTCTTAGGTCAGGGAGGGTTTGGCCGCACCTATCTTGCCGAAGATCAAGGCCGGTTTAACGAACGCTGCGCCCTCAAAGAATTTATTCCCGCCCAAAATGGCAGCCATGCCCAGGTCAAATCCCTGGAATTGTTCCAACGAGAAGCCGCCATTCTCTATCAAATTCAACATCCTCAAATTCCCCAGTTTAGAGCCACCTTTGAAGAAGAAGGACGGCTATTTTTAGTCCAAGATTATGTAGCCGGAAAAACCTATCGAACCCTGCTCGACGAGTATAAATCCGCAGGCAAGCGATTTTCTGAAACTGAAGTGTTGCAGTTGATGCAGCAACTTTTACCCATCCTGGATTACATCCACAGCCAAGGAATTATTCATCGCGATATTTCTCCGGAAAATATTATTCGCCGGGAATCCGACCGTTGGCCCGTCTTAATTGATTTTGGCGTAGTTAAAGAACTCGCTACCCTGATTCAGTTTCCAGAACAGGGGACTGCTGCCACAACCGTGGGAAAATTAGGCTATGCGCCTAGCGAACAAATGCAAACGGGTCGAGCTTATCCCAGTAGCGACCTCTATGCCCTAGCAGTGACTGCGGTGGTCTTGCTCACTGCAAGAGAACCCCAAGACCTCTTTGATGATGTCAAGCTGGTTTGGCACTGGGAACGATTTGTTCCCCATCCGGTACAGCCAGAATTGGCACGGATCCTGAATCGGATGTTGAGTTACAAACCGGGCGATCGCTACCAATATGCCAAGGAAGTCCAGCTCGTCCTGGGCCAAGTGAGTGCCCAACGCCCGATTCCTCAACATAACGATCCCTCTGGATCGGAACTGGCTACGATTGCTGTAGGCCGCAACCCCGTGGGTTCTCCCACACTCGACCCCAACGTTCCCCGACCAGGTATCTCTCCCAGTTCTGATTCTTTATTTGACCACCCG contains:
- a CDS encoding GatB/YqeY domain-containing protein, with amino-acid sequence MSLKERIDQDIKTAMKSKDKIRLETVRSIKKLILEKEVSLRPSGQDTLTEEQELEILSRLAKQRKESIEQYQQGGREELAAQEAQELAILEEYLPKPLSDEEVSTVIAQIVAEVGATSLKDMSKVMGPVMEQLKGKAEGKKVQEMVKAKLSGQS